One window of Psychrobacillus sp. FSL H8-0483 genomic DNA carries:
- the purD gene encoding phosphoribosylamine--glycine ligase codes for MKILVIGSGGREHAIVKQFNNSPSVNNVYVAPGNAGMVNDAQIIPIDSMAFEELAQFAIENEIDLTFVGPEQPLVAGIVDHFTKHNLRIFGPNKAAAQLEGSKSFAKELMKKYNIPTAAYETFTEVDKAKAYIEKLGAPIVIKADGLAAGKGVVVAMSVDEANTAVEDMIGNQLFGESSSSVVIEEFLVGEEISYMSFVHNGQIYPMVISQDHKRAYDGDKGPNTGGMGAYSPVPQIASEVVELAYNTVVVPTVKAMEQEGTPFTGILYAGLIITDDGPKVIEFNARFGDPETQVVLPRMTSDFGLFITALMDEKPFELEWSDAEMLGVVIASAGYPNDVQKGAQLPNLAVLEEAGLHVFHAGTKAGTEGFIANGGRVILVVGSESTLKEAQQKVYVGLSKLEWEGLFFRKDIGWRTFQ; via the coding sequence ATGAAAATTCTCGTAATTGGTAGTGGCGGCCGTGAGCATGCCATCGTAAAGCAATTTAATAACTCTCCTTCCGTAAATAATGTATATGTAGCACCAGGAAATGCTGGAATGGTAAATGATGCACAGATTATCCCAATCGATTCAATGGCATTTGAAGAGCTTGCACAGTTTGCTATAGAAAATGAGATTGATCTAACATTTGTTGGGCCAGAGCAACCACTTGTGGCTGGAATCGTTGATCACTTCACTAAGCACAATCTTCGTATTTTTGGACCTAACAAAGCTGCAGCACAATTGGAAGGAAGTAAATCGTTCGCTAAAGAGCTGATGAAAAAGTATAATATTCCAACTGCTGCCTATGAAACGTTTACGGAAGTAGACAAGGCAAAAGCATATATTGAAAAGCTTGGTGCTCCAATCGTTATAAAAGCAGACGGTCTGGCTGCAGGTAAAGGTGTCGTTGTCGCAATGTCTGTGGACGAAGCGAATACAGCGGTCGAAGATATGATTGGCAATCAATTATTTGGTGAATCATCGTCAAGTGTAGTAATTGAAGAGTTTCTAGTTGGAGAAGAAATTTCCTATATGTCATTTGTGCATAACGGTCAAATTTATCCAATGGTTATTTCTCAAGACCATAAACGTGCATATGATGGTGACAAGGGGCCAAATACTGGAGGAATGGGTGCTTATTCACCAGTTCCTCAAATTGCAAGCGAAGTAGTAGAACTAGCTTACAATACAGTTGTGGTACCAACAGTGAAAGCAATGGAACAAGAAGGTACACCATTCACCGGTATTTTATATGCAGGACTAATAATAACGGATGATGGACCAAAAGTAATCGAGTTCAATGCTCGTTTTGGAGATCCGGAAACACAAGTAGTACTTCCTCGTATGACTTCGGATTTTGGACTTTTCATTACCGCTCTAATGGATGAAAAACCTTTTGAGTTGGAATGGTCTGATGCAGAAATGCTAGGTGTTGTCATCGCATCTGCTGGTTATCCAAATGATGTACAAAAAGGTGCTCAGTTGCCAAATCTTGCTGTTCTAGAAGAAGCAGGTCTTCACGTGTTCCATGCTGGTACTAAAGCAGGAACGGAAGGTTTTATTGCAAATGGAGGCCGTGTTATTTTAGTAGTAGGAAGCGAGTCAACATTGAAAGAAGCGCAGCAAAAAGTATATGTAGGCCTATCTAAGTTAGAATGGGAAGGTTTATTTTTCAGAAAAGATATAGGCTGGAGAACGTTTCAATAG
- the purH gene encoding bifunctional phosphoribosylaminoimidazolecarboxamide formyltransferase/IMP cyclohydrolase, with translation MAKRALISLSDKSGILEFAKELVELGYEILSTGGTKAFLEENGVAITSVDSVTNFPEILDGRVKTLNPMIHGGLLAKHDDPSHQAQLEEHSITPIQVVCVNLYPFRETISKPNVAFEDAIENIDIGGPSMLRSAAKNHQYVTVVTDASDYAEVLAQLKETGETTLETRRKLAAKVFRHTAAYDALIASYMTDLTGEEFPELLTLTYERKQALRYGENPHQKAAFYQRPLGSDFSIASATQLHGKELSYNNIQDANAAIQIVKEFEIPAAVAVKHMNPCGVGTGETISAAFNKAYEADSTSIFGGIVALNREVDAATAKVLAGIFLEIIIAPSFTEEAIAMLTAKKNIRLLTISYEQTKKDAWNTVSVEGGLLIQSPDTYGLKDADVKVVTDREPTAEEWKALELGWNVVKHVKSNAIVVATEDMTIGVGAGQMNRVGSAKIALEQAGERAKGAGLASDAFFPMNDTVETAAKAGITAIIQTGGSVKDQDSIDKANEYGIAMVFTGVRHFKH, from the coding sequence GTGGCAAAACGTGCGTTAATTAGCCTTTCAGATAAATCAGGAATTCTTGAATTTGCAAAAGAGTTAGTTGAATTAGGGTATGAAATTTTATCAACTGGTGGAACGAAAGCATTTTTAGAAGAAAATGGTGTGGCTATTACATCAGTAGACTCTGTAACAAACTTCCCAGAAATTTTAGATGGGCGCGTTAAAACATTAAATCCAATGATTCATGGTGGATTATTAGCGAAACATGATGATCCTTCTCACCAAGCACAACTAGAAGAACATAGTATTACACCTATACAAGTAGTATGTGTGAATTTATATCCTTTCCGTGAAACTATTTCAAAACCTAATGTTGCGTTTGAAGATGCGATTGAAAATATCGATATCGGTGGTCCATCAATGTTACGTTCTGCTGCAAAAAACCATCAATACGTAACAGTCGTAACAGATGCTTCTGACTATGCGGAAGTATTAGCACAGTTAAAAGAAACTGGTGAAACGACACTAGAAACACGTCGCAAGCTAGCTGCAAAAGTTTTCCGTCATACAGCAGCATACGATGCGTTAATCGCTAGCTACATGACAGATTTAACTGGCGAAGAATTCCCTGAATTACTAACACTTACATATGAGCGTAAGCAAGCTTTACGTTACGGTGAAAACCCTCACCAAAAAGCAGCATTTTACCAACGTCCACTTGGATCTGATTTCTCGATTGCTTCTGCAACTCAATTGCATGGTAAGGAGCTTTCTTATAACAACATTCAAGATGCAAATGCTGCTATTCAAATCGTGAAAGAATTTGAAATTCCTGCTGCAGTAGCGGTAAAACATATGAATCCTTGTGGTGTTGGAACAGGCGAAACAATCTCTGCTGCTTTTAATAAAGCATATGAAGCAGATTCAACGTCCATTTTCGGAGGTATCGTTGCGTTGAATCGTGAAGTAGATGCAGCAACTGCAAAAGTTTTAGCAGGCATTTTCTTAGAAATCATCATCGCTCCTTCCTTCACAGAAGAAGCAATTGCTATGTTGACTGCGAAGAAAAACATTCGTCTTCTCACAATCTCTTACGAACAAACGAAAAAAGATGCATGGAACACAGTTTCTGTAGAAGGTGGATTATTAATTCAATCTCCAGATACTTATGGTTTAAAAGATGCAGACGTGAAAGTAGTAACAGACCGTGAGCCTACAGCAGAAGAGTGGAAAGCATTAGAGCTTGGCTGGAACGTAGTGAAACACGTGAAATCTAACGCAATCGTAGTGGCTACAGAAGATATGACAATTGGCGTTGGTGCTGGACAAATGAATCGTGTAGGATCTGCTAAAATTGCATTAGAGCAAGCTGGAGAACGTGCAAAAGGGGCAGGACTTGCATCGGATGCATTCTTCCCAATGAACGATACTGTAGAAACTGCTGCAAAAGCTGGTATCACAGCAATTATTCAAACAGGTGGGTCTGTAAAAGACCAAGATTCTATCGATAAAGCAAACGAATATGGAATTGCAATGGTATTCACTGGCGTTCGTCATTTCAAACATTAA
- the purN gene encoding phosphoribosylglycinamide formyltransferase, with the protein MIETPKFAVFASGSGSNFQAIYDAIQSGKLCGSIQLVVTDKRDAFVIQRAKEAGIETLVIIQKEFPSKEAYEKEILLKLMELKVEWIVLAGYMRLVGNVLLNAYPSRIINIHPSLLPSFPGKDAIGQALEHGAKVTGVTVHYVDAGMDTGPILAQAAVEVVVGDREKTEERIHTLEHALYTKTLQELWSR; encoded by the coding sequence ATGATAGAAACTCCTAAGTTTGCAGTGTTTGCATCTGGGAGTGGCAGTAATTTTCAAGCGATTTACGATGCCATTCAAAGTGGGAAACTATGTGGTAGCATCCAGCTTGTTGTAACCGACAAGCGTGATGCTTTCGTTATTCAAAGAGCGAAAGAAGCGGGTATCGAAACTCTTGTTATCATCCAAAAGGAATTCCCTTCAAAAGAAGCGTATGAGAAAGAAATATTGCTGAAGCTAATGGAGTTGAAGGTGGAATGGATTGTACTTGCTGGTTACATGCGATTAGTAGGCAATGTGTTACTGAATGCATATCCGAGTCGAATCATTAACATCCATCCATCCTTACTTCCTTCTTTCCCAGGAAAAGATGCAATTGGACAAGCGTTGGAGCATGGGGCAAAGGTTACTGGAGTTACAGTTCATTATGTGGATGCCGGAATGGATACAGGACCCATCTTAGCGCAGGCTGCAGTTGAAGTTGTAGTTGGAGATAGAGAGAAAACTGAAGAACGAATTCACACACTAGAGCATGCATTATATACGAAGACTTTACAAGAACTATGGAGCCGGTAG
- the purM gene encoding phosphoribosylformylglycinamidine cyclo-ligase, translating to MSKAYEKAGVNIEAGYEAVQRMKSHVERTARKGIMGTFGGFGGMFDLSSLNYKEPVLISGTDGVGTKLKLAFMTDSHDTIGVDCVAMCVNDIVAQGAQPLFFLDYVAVGKAVPARIEQIVKGVADGCVQSGAALIGGETAEMPGLYEEDEYDLAGFAVGACEKSKIVTGENIAEGDVLVGLASSGVHSNGYSLVRKVIFEAQGYTPETVVEGYEGLGEIGKALLTPTKIYAKPVMEMHESLSIHGMAHVTGGGFYENLPRMMPEGLAVEVELGSWEVLPVFDLLKEKGELTDRDLYNVFNMGVGFVLALSAEEAEKAIAIAEAHGEKAYTIGRVVKGEGVLFNGAHDGSLV from the coding sequence ATGTCAAAAGCATATGAAAAAGCAGGCGTTAATATTGAAGCTGGTTATGAAGCAGTTCAGCGAATGAAATCACATGTCGAACGTACAGCAAGAAAAGGGATAATGGGTACTTTCGGTGGTTTCGGCGGCATGTTCGATTTGTCTTCATTAAATTATAAAGAACCTGTCCTTATTTCTGGAACAGATGGTGTTGGTACGAAGTTAAAATTAGCGTTTATGACAGATTCACACGATACAATTGGGGTGGATTGTGTTGCAATGTGTGTGAATGATATTGTGGCACAAGGTGCACAACCATTATTCTTCTTGGACTATGTTGCAGTAGGGAAAGCAGTTCCTGCTCGTATTGAGCAAATTGTAAAAGGCGTTGCAGATGGTTGTGTACAATCTGGAGCAGCTTTAATCGGCGGCGAAACAGCGGAAATGCCAGGTCTATACGAGGAAGACGAGTATGACTTAGCTGGATTTGCTGTGGGTGCTTGTGAAAAATCAAAAATTGTAACAGGTGAGAATATTGCCGAAGGAGACGTGTTAGTTGGACTTGCATCTAGCGGCGTACACTCGAATGGTTATTCACTTGTTCGTAAAGTTATATTTGAAGCACAAGGTTACACTCCGGAAACGGTTGTAGAAGGTTATGAAGGCCTTGGCGAAATAGGAAAGGCTCTTTTAACACCAACTAAAATTTATGCGAAGCCAGTAATGGAAATGCATGAATCACTTTCTATTCATGGAATGGCACATGTTACTGGTGGAGGCTTCTATGAAAACTTGCCACGTATGATGCCAGAAGGTTTAGCAGTGGAAGTCGAATTAGGCTCATGGGAAGTACTTCCTGTTTTCGATTTATTGAAAGAAAAAGGCGAGTTGACGGACCGTGATTTATATAATGTCTTTAATATGGGTGTAGGCTTTGTCCTAGCTTTATCTGCAGAAGAAGCGGAAAAAGCAATTGCAATTGCGGAAGCTCATGGAGAAAAAGCTTATACAATCGGTCGTGTTGTGAAAGGTGAAGGTGTTTTATTCAACGGAGCGCATGACGGGAGTTTAGTGTAA
- the purF gene encoding amidophosphoribosyltransferase, whose protein sequence is MLANIRGLNEECGVFGVWGHPDPAPISYYGLHALQHRGQEGAGIVVTDGKVLRAVKGEGLVNDVFSNGKLEKLEGKAGVAHVRYATSGGSGLENVQPLLFNSTTGSLAIAHNGNIVNAGRLKRNLEQQGSIFQTTSDTEVIAHLLKKSHHNSVVDRAKEALRLLDGAFAVMILTEDKLLVALDPHGMRPLSLGKLGDAWVVASETSAFDLIGAEAIRSVEPGELIIINDEGLRSERFSEPAERAICTMEYVYFSRPDSNIDGINIHMARKRLGKQLAKEIQIEADIVTGVPDSSISAAIGFSEASGIPYEMGLIKNRYVGRTFIQPSQDLRERGVKMKLSPVRQVVAGKRVVMVDDSIVRGTTSRRIVKMLKEAGAKEVHVVISSPPLKNPCFYGIDISSDEELIAANNSVEEMRELIGADSLSFLSVEGMVESIGRTDEGKNCGHCLACFTGEYPTPIAPNTKLPHEKELVR, encoded by the coding sequence ATGCTTGCTAACATCAGAGGCTTAAACGAAGAATGTGGTGTTTTTGGAGTTTGGGGACACCCGGATCCTGCACCGATTAGTTATTATGGTTTGCATGCACTTCAACATCGAGGACAAGAAGGCGCTGGAATTGTCGTAACAGATGGAAAAGTATTAAGAGCTGTCAAAGGTGAAGGTTTAGTAAATGATGTCTTCAGTAATGGCAAGCTTGAAAAACTAGAAGGAAAAGCTGGAGTAGCACATGTTCGTTATGCAACTTCAGGCGGATCTGGTCTTGAAAATGTTCAACCACTTCTTTTTAATTCGACTACTGGGAGTCTTGCAATCGCACATAATGGAAACATCGTAAATGCGGGTCGTTTAAAACGAAACTTAGAACAGCAAGGTAGTATTTTTCAAACGACTTCTGATACAGAAGTAATTGCACATTTATTGAAGAAAAGTCATCATAATTCGGTAGTGGATCGTGCAAAAGAAGCGCTAAGATTATTAGATGGTGCATTTGCAGTTATGATTTTAACGGAAGATAAATTATTAGTAGCCTTGGATCCACATGGCATGCGTCCACTTTCATTAGGTAAACTGGGCGATGCTTGGGTAGTAGCTTCGGAAACAAGTGCATTTGATTTGATCGGTGCAGAAGCTATTCGTTCTGTTGAACCAGGCGAGCTTATTATTATTAATGATGAAGGTTTACGTTCCGAACGTTTTTCGGAGCCAGCAGAACGTGCTATTTGTACAATGGAGTATGTCTACTTCTCTCGACCTGATTCGAATATCGATGGTATTAATATCCATATGGCAAGAAAACGCCTTGGAAAACAGCTTGCAAAAGAAATCCAAATAGAAGCAGATATTGTTACGGGAGTGCCGGATTCTAGTATTTCAGCGGCAATAGGGTTTTCGGAAGCATCTGGAATCCCTTATGAAATGGGACTTATTAAAAACCGTTATGTGGGTCGTACATTTATCCAACCATCACAAGATCTTCGTGAGCGCGGCGTTAAGATGAAGCTTTCACCAGTACGTCAAGTCGTAGCGGGAAAACGCGTAGTAATGGTGGATGATTCTATCGTACGTGGGACTACTTCTAGACGTATTGTGAAAATGTTGAAAGAGGCTGGAGCGAAAGAGGTACATGTTGTTATTAGCTCACCTCCACTTAAAAATCCTTGTTTCTATGGGATTGATATTAGTTCGGATGAGGAGTTAATTGCAGCTAATAATAGCGTGGAAGAAATGCGTGAACTCATTGGTGCGGACTCTCTTTCCTTTTTATCAGTAGAAGGCATGGTGGAATCAATTGGTCGAACGGATGAAGGGAAAAATTGTGGGCACTGCTTAGCTTGTTTTACTGGCGAGTATCCGACTCCAATCGCCCCGAATACCAAATTACCGCATGAAAAAGAGCTTGTTCGATAG